From the Fibrobacter sp. genome, the window TTCGAGCCGTATAAGGATTTGGAACATAATATTGAGTAACCCAATATTTTAAATATTCTTCAGCTTCGCGGTCCGTTATATCATGATCAAATCTTGGATGATAAACATTTCTTTCATCCACATAGTACAAACCTAATTGACACGCCAATTGATAAGCTGTTTTTATAAAAGCTGGACCATACGGAGATCGATTCATAATACGTCTAAATTCAGCATCACTCATTTCTTCCTTTGGCAATCGAGAAACAAGTTCCACGGTTGTCCATACTGAAGCATTTCGCCACTTACAAATTGGATCACCCATAATCAGCCCTCATCTCCAAGCCAATATCTTATCAAGGCTTGTTCTCTTTGTTCAATCACAATCAGATTTTCTTTATCACTTCTATCTAGACTCAAATAATCCTTACCCAAAATGGCTGATTCCTTCTGATCCAATAGTTTTTCTTCAATAGCAATTTGAATAGACCATTGTTCCGCAATAGCACGAGCAATCCCAGGGAAAGTTTTACTTCTTAGGGTCCTTCTCTCCTCAGGAGTTTTTGCCTTTGCTAAAGCATCCGAATACCATTTCGGCTGAGACTTTCCGCTTTTAAAAACAACCCTTTCCCCACGATCATCAGTTTCTTTTGACGGGTGTAAAGTCCACAAATTTTTTAACCATAAGCATGTATTCTTTGAGAAAGCATCTCCAAACATGTACGGCTGAATTGCCTGATCAGGCTTTCTCCATCGACTACTCATTATCCCAACAGGATTTTCAATAGCAATTCTTTTCACATTTGCATTAGCTAGCAACATGAAAAAATTCACACCATCTTCTCGATCCTTAGCTCTATTAGGATATTTGGGATGTGGACGTCTTTCGTCAATAGGAAGATCCTTATCATCCGGATGATAATACCATTGAGCTCCACTGACCGCAAGATAAGTACATGGCGGATGGCCAATCATTATATCCCATTCACCATTAACTTTCGCGGTTTCGCCATTTTGTAAGACAAGATTCGTTTTATCTAGCACAGCCAAAATATCGTGACTAAAATGCCATTCAGGGTGATTACCGCTACATTCCAACAAATCACAACTAAAGGCATTATGTCCCAATTTTCTAAATGCTGAACATACTGCTTGACTTTCTTCACAGGCGATAAGAACGTTTAAGGGGCGCTTCATTTTGTGCCCCCCTTCTTCAGAGAGTCACACATTGCCTCTGCAATTTCCTGTGCAAAAAGCACGGGAACGGCATTCCCGATCATTTTAAAGCAATACGGATTTGATCCAATGAATTTGAAGTCCATTGGAAACGACTGCAATAAAGCAGCTTCCCTCATCGTTATTGATCGAAGCTGTTTTTCATCCGGGTGGATAAACATGTATCCATCTTTTTGGAGATGCGATACAATGGTAGGAGACGGCTTATCCCATTCAAGGTTTCGGTACTTAACGTGATTCGAAGAATGTCCCGTTATTTTGGTATAGAATTCCTTTTTCTCTTCTTGAGAAAAGGAATTCATTTTTTTTCCTAGCCATTCCCTAAACAAACGCTGATCCCGTTCCCCATGATAGCGGGAAACATGCAGATCTACTTTCGCTCCACTTTTTTGCTTATGCGAAACTTTTGAGCGTCCAGACTCATCAACAACGTCTAGCGGATAAAGTTTCGGCAATCCACCAATAGCATCTCTTACAGTCTTACGTTCAAGACTTTTCCTTTTTTCCAAAGAGCCATAAAAAACATCAAGATTCTGCTTCGAACCTTTAGGAACGCCGATGATGATGATTCGATTTCTTTTCTGTGGAACACCAAAATCTTCAGCACAAAAAACGGATCTTTTTAAATCCTCCGGAGAACGAATCTCGTATCCTATTTTTTTGAACGCATCGTATATACGTTCCTTCACAGGAACGCCACCAGGACAGGCACTTAGTAATCCTGGTACATTTTCAAAAACAAAGAACTTGGGTTTAAAGTGGTCAACTATTTTGACGAAACTTTCAAACAAATAGTTTCGATAGTCATCCTTCATTCCCGTCGGAGACTGAGCACGTCCAGCAATAGAGTATGCCTGACAAGGTGGACCGCCAATAATGCAATCAACCTTTTTATTCCCAATTAATCCGGCTAATCCTTTTTCTGCAATCGAATCATCATTCTCCGCCTCATACAGCAAGCGAGTTTCATCAGACCAACCACCATAAATGAGTTCATCAGTCTTTTGAACATCAAATTTGATTACCCTTTTTTTTGCGTCTGATTCTGAATGATTCCATTTTTCAACAAGTCGATTACGCAAAGTGTTGACCATGGGAGATTCCCATTCAACATGAGCTAATCCTTCATATTTTCCTGTTAATAGGAAGCCTTCGCTTAATCCACCACAACCAGCGAAGAGATCAATAAACGTGAGTTTCTTTTGGGCAGTCTGTCCCATTTTAACGTTC encodes:
- a CDS encoding DNA cytosine methyltransferase, coding for NVKMGQTAQKKLTFIDLFAGCGGLSEGFLLTGKYEGLAHVEWESPMVNTLRNRLVEKWNHSESDAKKRVIKFDVQKTDELIYGGWSDETRLLYEAENDDSIAEKGLAGLIGNKKVDCIIGGPPCQAYSIAGRAQSPTGMKDDYRNYLFESFVKIVDHFKPKFFVFENVPGLLSACPGGVPVKERIYDAFKKIGYEIRSPEDLKRSVFCAEDFGVPQKRNRIIIIGVPKGSKQNLDVFYGSLEKRKSLERKTVRDAIGGLPKLYPLDVVDESGRSKVSHKQKSGAKVDLHVSRYHGERDQRLFREWLGKKMNSFSQEEKKEFYTKITGHSSNHVKYRNLEWDKPSPTIVSHLQKDGYMFIHPDEKQLRSITMREAALLQSFPMDFKFIGSNPYCFKMIGNAVPVLFAQEIAEAMCDSLKKGGTK